DNA sequence from the Methylomonas albis genome:
TAGGCAAGCTAATTACGCTAGTGCCGGTGATGACGGAATTGGAAGTGGCTGGGGTATTTAAGGCTGCAGCCGTTGTCTGGTTTCTAGCCAGACTAGCAGCATTAATCTTATTTTATTTTTTCGCCAGCTACGTTATAGAAGCCATTCCCAATAGCGGCGGTATCTTGTCATTTGCCAGAGGTATTGCCGAGCCTTTAACCGCGCTGCTGATTGTGATTACCGTGCAGGCCTTATTTTGGGAATTATTAGCACCATTCGTCGATGGCCTGGGTAGAACGATTTACCATAGCAGCGCAATCATCCTGATTGTAAGTGTCAGCATTTGGTTCGTGCTCAGGGCTTATCGCCATGCGGCTTACTTGGTCGATACGCTCGCTAAGCTGGCTGAAATAGTGACGGGATTTATCCCCCCGCAAAAACAAGCCTGCACTCAGTGCGGCGCAGAAATTGCCGCAAACGCTCATTTCTGCAATGCATGCGGACATAAAACCCGGACATCCGATACTTGTTCGGCATGCGGGGCGGATGTTACGGATGATCAACAATATTGTCAGAACTGCGGATCGGCGCTAGGCAAGGCGACAATAACAGACAGTTGATGAATAGGCTGGGCTTACTGCTGAAATAAAGACCGCACGCCTTCAACGCTCAATTCCATGCAGCCTAACAAAGGCGCTCGAAGTCCATCACCATCTGCCAAGACTGAGACATCGGTAGCGGCTAGCTTTTGGATTTATACAACTCATTCGGATAGGCGTTTGGCCACTCGTTGATAAGCTTCTTTCAACTCATCGCCGACAATTTTGGCCTTGGCGATATATTCCTCAGAGGTTTCAATTGACTCGTCGGCAATCTCAGCGGCCTTATTTTTAATCTGTACCCACTGTTTTTCCGCTGCTTCGAATTCATCCTTGGCCTCCATTGAGGCTAGATGCAATTTCAGCTGCAATTCCTCGCGAACCGAATCCAGATTAACGAGCAAACTTTCAAATTCGTTTCTTAACGACATAACTCACCTCTTTGCTTGATTGGAAACTTGTAATAACTCTTCAGACCATTGCCGACAATTAAAGTTTATTTTGTTAGGGCTGGGTGTCTTGAACGCTCTGTTCTTAAGTTTATCTGCCAGTCAACCGCCGCTAATAAGTCCATTCGCCAATTTCGTCCACTAGCACGTCCTTTTCACCCTTGACTACTCTCAATGCACCGGCCTCCAAAACCAAATAATTAATATTGCCGATCTTGAACTGATAGCCCAGAAATTTACAAGGTGTTACACCATCAGCGCACATTGCATGCTTGGTGCTGCCTTTTAGGTCAATTGATTTTCCGGTTTTTTTTGATATGCCGTGATAGCTGACATTATCGCAACTAACGTTGCCTTCTTCGCAGTGCGTGGTAATCGTGACAACGTAATTAGCAGTGGTGAGTATATCCGCGCCACAAGCTTGGGATCCCGTTACCAATACGATTGCAGCGATTAATTGCAGTAATAAGGGCAATTTCATGTGTTAATCTCCTCAAGTGATAGGTCGTCGGCGACCATGCGTGCATCGCTACTAAATCAGTCTAGACGATTTAGCAGACAACACTTTTTGCGCTAAAAAACGAATTGATTGAATAACATTGAGTCCGCGTAAAATTCTGCTAGGATTCTGCGTAGTATTAAACGGGCCCGTTGCTTCCTTAGAGATCATCCCCGCGAATACCACACCCGGTACGTGAGTCCTTAGTGATCGCCATTAATCCAACTTGATAATAAGGGCTTCGAGCGCGAACACAGCGGCATTGAATGGCTGGGTTACTGAAGACCGCTTGGTACTGATGCGTTTAGTTTTCCCCTTCTTTTCATAAACGCCACTCCGATCTCAAAATTTTTCGACACCTTGTTGTTTACTCTACAAACAGAACT
Encoded proteins:
- a CDS encoding zinc ribbon domain-containing protein; this encodes MFSLISSANNAWQRAAQLFITIASILLIGKLITLVPVMTELEVAGVFKAAAVVWFLARLAALILFYFFASYVIEAIPNSGGILSFARGIAEPLTALLIVITVQALFWELLAPFVDGLGRTIYHSSAIILIVSVSIWFVLRAYRHAAYLVDTLAKLAEIVTGFIPPQKQACTQCGAEIAANAHFCNACGHKTRTSDTCSACGADVTDDQQYCQNCGSALGKATITDS